The Abyssicoccus albus genome includes a region encoding these proteins:
- a CDS encoding thiazole synthase: MLTIGTKTFNSRLFLGTGKYSDYETQLKSVEASETDVLTFAVRRMDIYDQSQPNLLQQLDLSKYTLFPNTAGAKTADEAVKIARLANASNQCDMIKVEVIGCDKTLLPDPIETIEACKVLLDEGYIVCPYVSDDVVLAKRLEALGVHAIMPAASPIGSGLGILNPVNLKFIIDQSNIPVIVDAGLGTPSDAAYAMELGADAVLLNSAVAHSDDPVRMAEAFKLAVQSGRLAHLAGRIPKRMTANASSPSEGLEFL; encoded by the coding sequence ATGTTAACTATCGGGACGAAAACATTTAATTCAAGGTTATTTTTAGGTACAGGAAAATATAGTGATTATGAGACTCAATTAAAGAGTGTCGAAGCATCTGAAACTGATGTACTCACATTTGCTGTTAGAAGAATGGATATATATGATCAATCTCAACCAAACTTATTGCAGCAATTAGATTTATCAAAATATACACTATTCCCAAATACAGCCGGAGCGAAAACTGCTGATGAAGCGGTCAAGATTGCACGTCTTGCAAATGCAAGTAATCAATGTGACATGATTAAAGTTGAAGTCATCGGATGTGATAAAACATTATTACCAGATCCAATTGAAACAATTGAAGCGTGTAAAGTATTGTTAGACGAAGGTTACATTGTCTGTCCTTATGTTTCTGATGATGTCGTCCTTGCCAAACGATTAGAAGCTCTTGGCGTTCATGCGATTATGCCTGCAGCAAGTCCAATCGGCTCAGGACTTGGGATACTAAATCCAGTCAATCTGAAATTTATTATAGATCAATCTAACATTCCAGTTATCGTTGATGCAGGACTCGGAACACCAAGTGACGCTGCTTACGCTATGGAACTGGGAGCAGATGCAGTATTGTTGAATAGTGCTGTTGCACATAGTGATGATCCCGTCAGAATGGCTGAAGCATTTAAACTTGCAGTTCAATCAGGTAGATTGGCACATTTAGCGGGTAGAATTCCAAAACGCATGACTGCAAATGCATCAAGCCCATCAGAAGGATTAGAGTTTTTATAA
- a CDS encoding HesA/MoeB/ThiF family protein, protein MLSRAKTLLGESRVDELTRMNICLIGMGALGCAYADQLIRLGVKNFIIVDQDIVESSNLGRQTLYTHGDIHQLKVFAARDRLLSIAPDTQITCYPEHVTVDSLNDILQAHPIDLIIDGTDNFHTRFVINQLSLKYQIPWLYSACIGRKGTVIPFFNNDRCLHCLFDYVPNTEDTCSTVGIIPPTVQFVVSIGVQLIIDNDHSDNMYYIDRLNLTKLPIPNRREDCVSCHDGNFSYMEQSTDHIIKRCGDNIFELSHTKMIQSIERHQVGDIWITLFPNGRVMCHGARSGDEATRALSSIKSKE, encoded by the coding sequence ATGCTCAGTCGTGCTAAAACGTTGCTTGGAGAATCTCGGGTTGATGAATTAACTCGAATGAATATATGCCTTATAGGTATGGGAGCATTAGGGTGTGCTTATGCTGATCAACTGATTCGACTCGGCGTAAAAAATTTTATTATTGTCGATCAAGATATCGTTGAATCATCAAACCTCGGCAGACAAACACTCTATACCCATGGTGATATTCACCAGTTGAAGGTGTTTGCTGCGAGGGATAGATTGCTAAGTATCGCTCCAGATACACAAATCACCTGTTATCCAGAACATGTGACGGTAGATTCTTTGAATGATATCTTACAGGCACATCCAATTGATTTAATCATCGATGGGACAGATAATTTTCATACAAGATTTGTCATCAATCAATTATCATTAAAGTATCAAATCCCGTGGCTTTATAGTGCTTGTATTGGTCGTAAAGGTACGGTCATCCCATTCTTTAATAATGACCGGTGCTTACACTGCTTATTTGACTATGTGCCAAATACAGAAGACACATGTAGCACTGTTGGCATCATACCACCCACCGTTCAATTTGTCGTAAGCATTGGTGTACAATTGATTATTGACAATGATCACTCTGATAATATGTATTACATCGACCGGTTAAATTTGACGAAATTGCCCATACCTAACCGGAGAGAAGATTGTGTAAGTTGTCATGATGGTAACTTTAGTTATATGGAACAATCTACAGACCACATCATTAAGCGTTGTGGTGATAATATTTTCGAACTGAGTCATACGAAGATGATCCAATCCATTGAACGTCATCAAGTTGGTGATATTTGGATCACTTTATTCCCAAATGGTCGAGTCATGTGTCACGGTGCACGCAGTGGTGATGAAGCAACACGTGCATTATCATCAATAAAATCAAAAGAGTGA
- a CDS encoding lipoate--protein ligase, which yields MKFIDHKGINDAQINLAMEEYVLHNVPLDEDDYFLFYVNSPSIIIGKNQNTIEEVNQSYVDQHNITVVRRISGGGAVYHDLDNLNYSFITKDDGNSFHNFKKFTQPIVDVLNDLGVPAELSGRNDIVVNGRKVSGNAMVSVKGRMFCHGTLMLDSAIEEVVNALQVKDIKIKSKGIKSIRSRVANINEFLDEPLTIESLKEKILSYIFGGLDQVKEYELSDKDWANIRELSEEKYKTWSWNYGKSPKYNWSKDNKFEGGYLDVRLDVKKGFIEQAAIFGDFFGIGEVSELESHLVGVKHDRQALEESLKKIDTSYYLGRVTQEELLTLLV from the coding sequence ATGAAGTTTATAGATCATAAAGGCATTAATGATGCCCAAATCAATTTGGCGATGGAAGAGTATGTGTTACACAACGTACCATTAGATGAGGATGACTATTTTTTATTTTATGTGAACTCACCATCGATAATTATTGGTAAGAACCAAAATACGATAGAAGAAGTCAATCAAAGTTATGTCGATCAACATAATATTACCGTTGTGCGACGAATATCAGGTGGTGGTGCTGTATACCATGATTTAGATAATCTCAATTATAGCTTTATCACAAAAGATGATGGGAATAGCTTTCATAATTTCAAGAAGTTTACTCAACCAATCGTCGATGTATTAAATGACTTAGGTGTTCCAGCTGAACTGAGTGGACGTAATGATATTGTTGTGAATGGACGAAAAGTCAGCGGTAATGCGATGGTCAGTGTAAAAGGTAGAATGTTTTGTCATGGTACATTGATGCTTGACTCAGCGATTGAAGAAGTTGTTAATGCTTTGCAGGTAAAAGATATTAAAATTAAGAGTAAAGGGATTAAGTCCATTCGTTCTCGTGTTGCGAATATTAATGAATTTTTAGATGAGCCACTAACAATAGAATCTCTAAAAGAGAAAATATTATCTTATATTTTTGGTGGTTTAGATCAAGTGAAAGAATATGAACTATCCGATAAAGATTGGGCGAATATTCGTGAATTAAGTGAAGAAAAGTATAAAACATGGTCATGGAATTATGGTAAAAGCCCTAAATATAATTGGTCGAAAGATAACAAATTCGAAGGTGGTTACTTAGACGTAAGATTAGATGTGAAGAAAGGCTTCATTGAACAAGCAGCAATCTTTGGTGATTTCTTCGGTATTGGGGAAGTTAGTGAATTAGAATCACACCTTGTCGGTGTCAAGCATGACCGACAAGCATTAGAAGAATCACTCAAAAAGATTGATACGAGTTATTATCTCGGAAGAGTAACCCAGGAAGAATTATTAACTTTACTTGTTTAA
- a CDS encoding aldehyde dehydrogenase family protein, translating to MYNNTKHYINGEWLDGISQETVDVINPATEEVFGQVGRGTKEDVDRAVEAAKEAFIEYRTWSVDDRVELLDRIIDGYEARKEDIIETIRLELGSPVTKAEEVHWQAGMNHFVAARDALKSFQFDERRGNHLVTKEPIGVVGLITPWNFPTNQTSLKIGAALAAGCTMVLKPALNTPMAAIILAEIIDAAGAPKGVFNLVNGKGSEVGDAISTHKDVTMVSFTGSGVTGSKIMENCAKDFKKVSLELGGKSAYVILEDADLKASAQRAVRNVMNNSGQVCSAGTRTLVPSSVYDAFVEEVLTEIDSVVVGDTKDESVEMGPLVSLDQYETVQQYIQKGIDEGAELIAGGLGKPEGLEKGYYAKPTVFSKVDNQMAIAQEEIFGPVMSLIAYDDVEEAIEIANDSVYGLAGYVEGSDLEQKRYVARSIRTGVVMIDGVPRDPMLPFGGYKQSGIGREWGDYGIEEYLEVKSITAYYDGE from the coding sequence ATGTATAACAATACAAAGCACTACATTAATGGTGAATGGCTTGATGGGATATCACAAGAGACGGTAGATGTCATTAATCCGGCAACTGAAGAGGTATTCGGTCAAGTTGGACGAGGGACTAAAGAAGATGTGGATCGTGCGGTCGAAGCGGCGAAAGAGGCGTTTATAGAGTATCGTACGTGGTCAGTTGATGATCGCGTCGAGCTTTTAGACCGTATTATTGATGGCTACGAAGCTCGTAAAGAAGATATTATTGAGACGATTCGTTTAGAATTAGGTTCACCGGTGACGAAAGCTGAAGAGGTTCATTGGCAAGCCGGAATGAACCATTTCGTAGCGGCTCGTGATGCTTTAAAGTCTTTCCAATTTGATGAGCGCCGTGGGAATCATCTAGTGACGAAAGAACCGATTGGTGTCGTTGGGTTAATTACACCGTGGAACTTCCCGACGAACCAAACTTCTTTAAAGATTGGTGCAGCGCTTGCTGCGGGGTGTACGATGGTATTGAAACCAGCATTGAACACACCCATGGCGGCAATAATTTTGGCTGAAATCATTGATGCGGCGGGTGCGCCTAAAGGTGTATTCAACCTAGTCAATGGTAAAGGAAGCGAAGTTGGTGATGCGATCAGTACACATAAAGATGTTACGATGGTGAGCTTCACAGGAAGTGGTGTCACTGGTTCTAAAATTATGGAAAACTGTGCGAAAGACTTCAAGAAAGTATCGCTTGAACTTGGAGGTAAATCAGCCTATGTCATTTTGGAAGATGCAGACTTGAAAGCTTCAGCTCAAAGAGCTGTAAGAAATGTAATGAATAATAGTGGACAAGTGTGTTCGGCTGGTACAAGAACACTTGTCCCATCATCAGTATATGACGCATTCGTCGAAGAAGTATTGACAGAAATTGACTCTGTTGTCGTTGGAGATACAAAAGATGAATCTGTAGAAATGGGGCCACTTGTGTCACTTGATCAATACGAGACCGTGCAACAGTATATCCAAAAAGGCATCGATGAAGGTGCTGAATTAATCGCCGGTGGATTAGGTAAACCTGAAGGTCTAGAGAAGGGCTACTATGCTAAGCCAACAGTATTTTCCAAAGTGGATAACCAAATGGCGATTGCTCAAGAGGAAATATTCGGTCCTGTCATGAGCTTGATTGCATATGATGATGTTGAAGAAGCGATTGAAATCGCGAATGATTCAGTCTATGGATTGGCCGGTTATGTTGAAGGGAGTGATTTAGAACAAAAACGTTATGTCGCACGTTCAATTCGAACGGGTGTTGTGATGATTGATGGTGTACCAAGAGATCCTATGTTACCATTCGGTGGATATAAACAATCAGGTATCGGTCGTGAATGGGGAGATTATGGTATTGAAGAATATTTAGAAGTGAAGAGTATCACAGCATATTATGATGGAGAGTAG
- a CDS encoding AAA family ATPase: protein MRDLGIFFGTFAPCHVGHFEQIIRAKRENKHAFVIVSGYDGDRGDQAGLHLDNRVKAMRELLANDDHVTVMKLDETDIPKYPDGWEPWLKMLTEAIEQGIEEKSWDYEVQSLSYYVGEEEYIEPLQQHFNATWTNRTTTITMVDRKILGISGTDIRENPLLNWDYVMRPFRRFFVKNVLIIGTASTGKTTLVRDLARRYSTSYSLEYSREYQTTRQVPDDELDIKDLHAIGIGQFELNREHIHSPGTRKVFFADTDVMTTKLYTKLYAKEEEYKKIEPVFDYYISLQTWALIIVLPPVTEYVDDGFRDMRLSDEQQRQDMHQMFLDEIKAHGLENVTKVLDSGGDFYEMYTKAHELVDEVLADGKDN, encoded by the coding sequence ATGAGAGATTTAGGTATATTTTTTGGAACCTTTGCGCCGTGTCATGTTGGACATTTCGAACAGATTATACGCGCTAAGCGTGAAAATAAACACGCATTCGTTATTGTTAGTGGCTACGATGGAGATCGTGGTGATCAGGCTGGTCTTCATCTTGATAATCGTGTTAAAGCAATGCGTGAATTGTTAGCAAATGATGATCATGTCACTGTGATGAAATTAGATGAAACTGACATTCCTAAGTATCCTGATGGTTGGGAGCCTTGGTTGAAAATGCTAACCGAAGCGATTGAACAAGGAATTGAAGAAAAGTCTTGGGATTATGAAGTACAGAGCTTATCTTACTACGTTGGTGAAGAAGAATATATTGAACCTTTACAACAACATTTCAACGCAACTTGGACAAACCGCACGACAACTATAACAATGGTTGATCGTAAAATACTTGGAATTAGTGGGACTGATATCCGTGAAAATCCATTATTAAACTGGGATTACGTTATGCGTCCTTTCCGTCGATTCTTTGTGAAAAACGTTTTAATTATCGGAACAGCTAGCACTGGTAAAACTACACTCGTTAGAGACTTAGCACGTCGTTATTCTACGAGTTACTCTTTAGAATATTCACGTGAATACCAAACAACTAGACAAGTGCCAGATGATGAACTTGATATTAAGGATTTACATGCAATTGGTATCGGACAATTTGAATTAAATCGAGAGCATATTCATTCACCAGGAACACGTAAAGTATTCTTTGCAGATACAGATGTGATGACAACGAAATTATATACGAAGCTTTATGCGAAAGAAGAGGAATATAAAAAAATTGAACCTGTCTTCGATTATTATATTTCATTACAAACATGGGCATTGATTATCGTTTTACCACCAGTGACTGAGTATGTCGATGATGGCTTCCGTGATATGAGGTTGAGTGACGAACAACAGCGACAAGATATGCATCAAATGTTCTTAGATGAGATTAAGGCACATGGCTTAGAAAATGTTACAAAAGTACTAGATAGCGGTGGGGATTTCTACGAAATGTATACGAAAGCACATGAATTAGTCGATGAAGTGCTTGCAGATGGTAAAGACAATTAA
- the pnuC gene encoding nicotinamide riboside transporter PnuC: MNIINDFKGFTKYEKTFFTLFILAQIIIFFLPLFIGEEKSIGVDGWLNLIAAISGVLCVFMAAKGRLSTFFYGLIQVSTYGYLSFKAHFMGEVGMQVIFGVFQFIGLYVWLKNRHLDQSEKTEEVDSRGLSMNQWGIVIVVTIVVYAALVFLLSQLSGAFYSEQPWIDGASTSLSLVAQTLMTLRFSEQWFFWIVVNIITIVLWVTNLVQSIQMEAVNFGSVAMIVMWVAFLINSIYGYIQWKQKEDIQPL; this comes from the coding sequence ATGAACATAATTAATGATTTTAAAGGGTTTACAAAATACGAAAAAACGTTCTTTACTTTGTTTATTTTGGCTCAAATTATTATATTCTTCTTACCTTTATTTATTGGAGAAGAAAAATCAATCGGCGTAGATGGATGGCTGAATTTAATCGCAGCGATATCAGGTGTACTCTGTGTGTTCATGGCCGCCAAAGGCCGTCTATCCACATTCTTTTATGGATTAATTCAAGTTTCAACTTACGGTTACTTAAGTTTCAAAGCACACTTTATGGGAGAAGTTGGAATGCAAGTCATCTTTGGGGTATTCCAATTCATCGGATTATATGTATGGCTCAAAAACCGCCATCTTGATCAATCAGAGAAAACTGAAGAAGTAGATTCAAGAGGGCTTTCAATGAACCAATGGGGCATTGTCATCGTCGTTACTATCGTCGTTTACGCAGCACTCGTGTTCTTATTAAGTCAATTGTCAGGCGCATTTTATTCAGAGCAACCATGGATTGATGGGGCAAGCACATCACTAAGTCTTGTCGCTCAAACATTAATGACATTAAGATTCAGTGAACAATGGTTCTTCTGGATCGTCGTCAATATCATTACAATCGTCTTATGGGTCACAAACTTAGTCCAAAGCATTCAAATGGAAGCGGTAAACTTTGGAAGCGTTGCAATGATTGTGATGTGGGTTGCTTTCTTAATTAACAGTATTTATGGATATATTCAATGGAAACAAAAAGAAGACATCCAGCCTCTTTAA